In the Chroococcidiopsis sp. SAG 2025 genome, one interval contains:
- a CDS encoding succinate dehydrogenase/fumarate reductase flavoprotein subunit — MLEHDVIIVGGGLAGCRAAVEIARLDPSLNVAVVAKTHPIRSHSVAAQGGIAATLKNVDDRDNWEAHAFDTVKGSDYLADQDAVELLAREAPDVVIDLEHMGVLFSRLPDGRIAQRAFGGHSHNRTCYAADKTGHAILHELVNNLRRYGVQVYEEWYVMRLILEDGQAKGVVMYRILDGHIEVVRAKAVMFATGGYGRVYNTTSNDYASTGDGLAMAAIAGLPLEDMEFVQFHPTGLYPVGVLISEAVRGEGAYLINAEGERFMATYAPSRMELAPRDITSRAIAYEIRAGRGVYPDGRAGGPCVYLDLRHMGKEKIMSRVPFCWEEAHRLVGVDAVHQPMPVRPTVHYSMGGIPVNTDGQVRRSAEQLVEGFFAAGECACVSVHGANRLGSNSLLECVVYGRRTGAAIAQYVQNRKLPDIQEQRYINEAKQQIQALLEQPGKYRIEQVRTAFQDAMTQHCGVFRTESLMQEGLQQLQQLQLQSAQIYLDDKGSCWNTEIIEALELGSLIVVGQLILNSALNRQESRGAHFREDFPQRDDSNFLKHTLSYYSPAGIDLQYKPVAITMFEPQERKY, encoded by the coding sequence ATGCTAGAACACGATGTCATTATTGTTGGCGGCGGACTGGCTGGCTGTCGTGCCGCCGTAGAAATTGCCCGCCTCGATCCGAGTTTGAATGTGGCTGTAGTGGCGAAAACTCACCCGATCCGCTCTCATTCTGTTGCCGCTCAAGGAGGAATTGCTGCAACGCTGAAGAATGTAGACGATCGGGATAACTGGGAAGCCCACGCCTTCGATACTGTGAAAGGTTCCGACTATCTAGCCGATCAAGATGCGGTGGAGTTGCTAGCTCGCGAAGCCCCTGATGTGGTGATAGACCTAGAACATATGGGGGTGCTATTTTCTCGCTTGCCTGACGGTCGCATTGCCCAAAGAGCCTTCGGCGGACATTCTCACAATCGTACCTGCTATGCCGCAGATAAGACCGGACACGCTATTTTGCACGAACTCGTCAATAATTTACGACGATACGGCGTACAGGTTTATGAAGAATGGTACGTGATGCGTCTGATTTTGGAGGACGGTCAAGCTAAGGGCGTGGTGATGTACCGCATTCTCGACGGACACATCGAAGTCGTACGCGCCAAAGCGGTGATGTTTGCTACAGGCGGTTACGGTCGAGTCTACAACACGACTTCTAACGATTATGCTTCGACAGGCGACGGATTGGCGATGGCGGCGATCGCAGGTTTGCCTTTAGAAGATATGGAATTCGTTCAATTTCACCCCACGGGATTGTATCCAGTAGGCGTATTGATCTCGGAAGCCGTGCGGGGGGAAGGAGCGTATTTAATTAATGCCGAGGGAGAGCGTTTTATGGCAACCTACGCCCCCTCAAGGATGGAATTAGCGCCACGAGATATCACATCTAGAGCGATCGCCTATGAAATTCGTGCCGGACGCGGCGTTTATCCCGATGGTCGAGCAGGCGGTCCCTGCGTGTATCTCGATCTGCGGCACATGGGCAAAGAAAAAATTATGAGCCGCGTCCCTTTTTGCTGGGAAGAAGCCCATCGACTCGTAGGAGTTGATGCCGTCCATCAACCGATGCCCGTGCGTCCTACAGTCCACTATTCTATGGGTGGGATACCAGTGAATACAGACGGACAGGTGCGCCGTAGCGCCGAACAGTTAGTGGAGGGATTTTTTGCTGCTGGGGAGTGTGCTTGCGTTTCCGTTCACGGTGCTAATCGTTTGGGGAGTAACTCTTTGTTGGAGTGCGTAGTCTACGGACGGCGTACGGGAGCTGCGATCGCGCAATACGTCCAAAATCGTAAATTACCGGATATCCAAGAGCAACGCTATATTAACGAGGCAAAACAGCAGATTCAAGCCTTGTTAGAACAGCCAGGAAAGTACCGGATCGAGCAAGTTCGTACTGCTTTTCAAGATGCTATGACGCAGCACTGCGGCGTATTTCGGACGGAAAGCTTGATGCAAGAAGGCTTACAACAATTGCAACAACTGCAACTGCAATCTGCGCAAATATATCTAGATGATAAAGGCAGTTGTTGGAATACAGAAATTATTGAAGCCTTAGAATTGGGAAGTTTAATTGTCGTCGGACAACTCATTTTAAATTCAGCCCTCAACCGTCAAGAAAGCCGTGGCGCTCACTTCCGCGAAGACTTTCCGCAACGGGACGACAGTAATTTCCTCAAGCACACCCTATCGTATTATTCCCCTGCTGGTATTGACCTGCAATACAAACCCGTCGCAATTACTATGTTTGAGCCACAAGAACGGAAATACTAA
- a CDS encoding TMEM165/GDT1 family protein, translated as MLAAFIASFLLIAVSELGDKTFFIAAILAMRHSRRLVFAGAVSALAAMTILSVLVGQVAALLPKTYIQYAEIALFLGFGLKLLYEASKMPASSCDTEIIQEAKTAIEKAEFNLPKTQNVGAIIAEAFTLTFLSEWGDRTQIATIALATRYPVVGVTIGAILGHALCAALAVVCGRMLAGRISERKLTIAGGILFIIFGGMAAVEAA; from the coding sequence GTGCTAGCAGCCTTCATTGCCAGTTTTTTACTGATTGCGGTTTCAGAATTAGGGGATAAGACTTTTTTCATCGCTGCAATTTTGGCGATGCGTCATTCGCGACGGCTGGTCTTTGCTGGTGCGGTGTCCGCTTTGGCAGCAATGACAATACTTTCTGTTTTAGTGGGACAAGTCGCGGCTTTGTTGCCTAAAACATACATTCAATATGCAGAAATTGCCTTGTTTCTTGGTTTTGGTTTGAAGCTACTTTACGAAGCAAGTAAAATGCCAGCGAGTTCTTGCGATACAGAAATTATTCAAGAAGCAAAAACTGCGATTGAGAAAGCAGAATTTAATTTACCTAAAACTCAAAATGTCGGAGCAATTATTGCTGAGGCTTTTACGCTAACTTTTTTATCAGAATGGGGCGATCGCACTCAAATTGCAACTATTGCTTTAGCAACTCGATATCCAGTTGTAGGCGTGACTATTGGAGCAATTTTAGGTCATGCTTTATGTGCGGCGCTTGCAGTTGTTTGCGGACGCATGTTAGCCGGACGCATTTCCGAACGTAAGTTAACTATTGCTGGGGGAATTCTGTTTATTATCTTTGGTGGAATGGCAGCAGTTGAAGCAGCATGA
- a CDS encoding Uma2 family endonuclease: protein MVQISPKSLTLEEFLKLPERKPASEYINGEIIQKPMPQGEHSAIQTELPAIVNAILRPQHIARTFTELRCTFGGRSTVPDVSVFVWERIPRKENGGVANVFSIVPDWTIEIFSPDQSQTKVTKNILYCLQYGTQMAWLIDPEEQTVFVYLPNRQPEVFDEPEQQLLAPSFASKLKLTVGTLFRWLME, encoded by the coding sequence ATGGTACAAATATCACCTAAATCTCTAACACTAGAAGAGTTTCTAAAATTACCAGAAAGGAAACCTGCCAGCGAGTATATTAATGGTGAAATTATTCAAAAACCAATGCCTCAAGGAGAGCATAGTGCCATTCAGACAGAGCTGCCAGCAATAGTTAATGCAATTCTAAGACCTCAGCATATTGCGCGAACTTTTACAGAGCTTCGCTGTACTTTTGGCGGACGTTCAACTGTACCAGATGTATCTGTATTTGTTTGGGAGAGAATTCCACGCAAGGAAAATGGCGGAGTTGCCAATGTTTTCTCAATTGTACCTGATTGGACGATTGAAATTTTCTCACCCGACCAAAGCCAAACAAAAGTTACTAAAAATATTTTATATTGTCTGCAATATGGAACTCAAATGGCTTGGTTAATCGATCCAGAAGAACAAACAGTATTTGTTTATCTTCCTAATCGACAACCAGAAGTATTTGACGAACCAGAACAACAATTACTTGCCCCATCTTTTGCCAGCAAACTAAAGCTAACTGTAGGAACATTGTTCAGATGGCTAATGGAGTAA
- a CDS encoding flavin monoamine oxidase family protein, producing the protein MIGDRPDIQVSIAIIGGGLSGMSAAWELYRARIDSLVVLEANNRVGGRTFNQSHPKIGYLEMGGTWVGRTQTAVLDLARQLRVATKQGKVDGATIYGYQGIWTTHVENPGESATPAQKDFAQVMAKFEQLSQTVPLDTPWNTPNAASLDAISAGEWIDRNTETIEARAWMAGSIRQGIAGDPHQVSMLFVLYFMANAGFFDLRETAEDYRLVGGSHSLTLKIAERLGDRVWLNTRVREISHGDRVCLVTERGVIQADYAIVAMMPKDAGNIHFDPPLPAIHQQLISGWQQMSWIKFFCLYPRPLWWGKAASGHYYSMDTEAEVFDVSPIDGSYGLLIGFFDPKYSNLSEVERQKFAIQTVTDMFGIAAATPEEYFEIDYTQQSWTSGCVAALPPGLLTRAGAALNEPVGRIYWAGTERSTRWINYMDGAVRSGQHAARQILEQLI; encoded by the coding sequence ATGATAGGCGATCGCCCAGACATTCAAGTATCTATCGCTATTATCGGCGGCGGACTCTCCGGTATGAGTGCAGCCTGGGAACTATACCGAGCAAGGATCGATTCACTCGTTGTTTTGGAAGCAAACAATCGCGTTGGCGGACGCACGTTTAACCAGTCTCATCCTAAAATTGGGTATCTAGAAATGGGTGGGACTTGGGTAGGACGCACGCAAACGGCTGTTCTCGATTTGGCACGACAGTTAAGAGTTGCCACCAAACAAGGTAAAGTTGATGGAGCCACAATTTACGGCTACCAGGGAATCTGGACGACGCACGTAGAGAACCCTGGTGAAAGCGCCACGCCAGCTCAAAAAGATTTTGCTCAGGTGATGGCAAAATTCGAGCAACTCAGCCAGACTGTACCGCTAGACACACCTTGGAACACACCTAACGCCGCAAGCTTGGATGCTATCTCTGCGGGAGAGTGGATCGATCGCAATACGGAGACAATCGAAGCAAGAGCTTGGATGGCGGGTAGTATTCGGCAAGGGATCGCAGGCGATCCGCATCAAGTTTCAATGCTGTTCGTTCTTTATTTCATGGCAAATGCAGGATTTTTTGACTTACGCGAAACAGCCGAAGATTATCGTCTCGTCGGTGGTTCCCACAGCCTGACGTTAAAAATTGCCGAGCGTTTAGGCGATCGCGTGTGGTTGAATACAAGAGTACGAGAGATTTCGCATGGCGATCGGGTATGTTTGGTGACAGAAAGGGGAGTCATACAAGCAGACTACGCGATCGTGGCAATGATGCCTAAAGATGCGGGAAACATTCACTTCGATCCGCCTTTACCAGCCATTCATCAGCAATTAATATCAGGGTGGCAGCAGATGAGCTGGATCAAATTCTTCTGTCTCTATCCGCGTCCGTTGTGGTGGGGAAAAGCAGCCAGCGGACATTACTACAGTATGGATACCGAAGCAGAGGTTTTTGACGTTTCTCCGATTGATGGTAGCTATGGTTTATTAATTGGTTTTTTCGATCCAAAATATTCTAATTTAAGTGAGGTAGAACGGCAAAAATTTGCAATTCAAACTGTTACAGATATGTTTGGTATTGCAGCCGCTACACCAGAAGAATATTTTGAAATTGATTATACTCAACAGTCATGGACAAGTGGTTGTGTAGCAGCTTTACCACCTGGTTTATTGACACGAGCAGGAGCAGCACTAAACGAACCTGTAGGTAGAATTTATTGGGCAGGAACAGAGCGTTCTACCCGTTGGATCAATTATATGGATGGAGCAGTGCGATCGGGTCAACACGCTGCAAGGCAGATTCTCGAACAATTGATTTAA
- a CDS encoding universal stress protein, giving the protein MSFKKIFVAVDGSAQASVVFEQAVELATKDLANLMVFHGVELGARMTYPSQIEAKTEEGQDVLQGYREKTKDLGISVEFNCRVGNPGSTICDAAKEWGADLIVLGRRGYKGITEVLLGSVSNHVVRNAHCSVLIIQGDLGS; this is encoded by the coding sequence GTGAGTTTCAAGAAAATTTTTGTTGCCGTTGATGGCTCAGCTCAAGCATCTGTGGTATTCGAGCAAGCTGTAGAATTAGCTACAAAAGATCTAGCAAATTTGATGGTATTTCACGGCGTTGAGTTGGGAGCAAGAATGACTTATCCATCTCAGATTGAAGCTAAAACTGAGGAAGGACAAGATGTTTTGCAAGGTTATCGCGAGAAAACGAAGGATTTGGGAATTTCAGTTGAATTTAATTGTCGAGTGGGGAATCCAGGTTCGACAATTTGCGATGCAGCAAAAGAGTGGGGAGCAGATTTAATTGTTTTGGGACGTAGGGGATATAAAGGGATTACTGAAGTTTTATTAGGTAGCGTCAGCAATCATGTTGTTCGTAATGCTCATTGTTCGGTGTTGATAATTCAAGGAGATCTTGGTAGTTAA